The genomic window tggaatAAATTTATGACCTAACTTGCCTAAATTGTCATTCAAGTAAGTTGCCTCTTTTTTTTGACAAACATATTTCATGTCGTATCCTATGAGAGCTAGGCAAAACCAGACTCAAAATTTCAAGCATGAGATTCccaataaaaattaaagaaacaacaacaatgtatataaaaaaccttaaaaaaatagagtaaaaaacaaaaaaacaacattttcaggtttcaaccccccaaaaaaaacaacataaaattttgaatcatcctGAAAAATTACACTGTTAAACATTATTTCTTGGATAAATATCATCTATGAGCCTCTTGTTTGATAAAAAGTAAGAGACATaatcattattcattattttttttatgtaatggcAAAGTTTATTTGTTAGAATTTTGGGACTAAAACGAAAGTTTactaattttttattaaatatgtaaaatgtcatttttattctTCCTTTTGGTATTGTTTGTTCAAgtgaaagagagaaaaaaaacatcatttttaatTAGCAATCATGAATGTCTCACAATCTGATAAATTTGAATTGAACACTTTTATCGACGAAATATTGAAAGTGATAAAAAGTCAACAAATctcattgaaatataaatcctatgTCCACCCCTTGTTATAGCTTTGCTTGTAATTTGATCAATTTCTACCATCATGACCATTAACATTTACAACCATGGAGAAAATAAGATGACAGGAATTTGACCAGTGAACACATTGGTGGAGTTTGTACTTCTATTTGGTGCGGAGATAAACTCAAATGTAACGTTACCACATACTACTTTTTTCCTTCCACGCTCACCATAGAAACTCTTCGGCCCAATCATTTTCACAACAATTGTATAATACGAGCATGAGAGGATTTTCAATGGTTGATCAAATAAAACAGGGAACAGAAATCTCCCTTCAACCGTACTTTCAATAGTATCTTCTGTACGATGTACACATGTCAGCTGATTATCACTTTCATCATAGAGTTCTAATCTGATATCGTACGGGGCACCAGTAAGTCCTGATCGGTACATGCAGACTCCATGCATCAATATTGGAACACTACAACTGAATGAGACAGCATCCTTTTTGCCCTTTTGGACCCAATCACTACTATCAACCATCCCTTTAAACCTCTTGCAATGTAAACTTGTTTTCTTACTTCTATATCGTGAAATAAACGGAGTTACTGCACCTGATCTGCTCTGACACAAGTACTTGTATAAGTTTAGTTTTTCTTCAGGTGATAATATTTGTTTCTCTGAAACATGATCAGCGAAATATGATAAGGGCATCAACGGAAATCTTACATAGTACAAAATGTTACTAAGTACTTCTCGTTGGTTTTGATCGTTTACTTCCATCTTTTTCTTTATACATTGAATTTCTGACCATGATACAACACATTCATAAACAAGCTTTTCATCGGCATTCAGTGCATCAGAAGCAATGATATCTTGCATACATTTCTCACAGAGATCTTTAACACAGCTCATTTCTAATATTTCTTCACCGTTCTTCCATATAAACTTCAGACATTCTTCATATAAATCTTTCTCATCAAATGCATGGGATTGTTCTAAAATAAGGCATGCATTGTCAAAACAGATGTTGTCTTTGAGGAATTGTTTACACACGTCTTCAAGGCTATAAATAGAATATTTCTTTGCCGCATATAACAGTGCCATCACAGAATCACTATCAACAACAGAATCATTATCACAATACAGATAGCTGAAATATAGAAATTCAAATTGAAAACTCAAAAATTTGTTCGTACATTAAAGTGTTTGTGAACAATGAACAAAAATGCAAGATACATGTATTCATTTGTGATTTTAAGAAATGAAGCATACATATAAtgatatcaaaattgaaaatgtgAGCTTTTGTTTTAGTGAAAACCTTATCTGTCATaatctttttaataaaataaaagcatCACAGAATTTTTGATTCAAAATTATACACTAATGCAATACTGCTCAACAATTACAGTTACGATAAATATTTCTTTGATTAAAGTTGGATCTTTCAGGATGATTACAGTCAcggaaaaaagttttaaaaaaattgctaaCAGGTTAGGCTTTTGAAATTAGCATCATTTAATACCTGTGAAAATAAGTCACTTTACTATTTTATTGTTTAGCATAAAAAATGCCTAGATATTCCAATCTGAACTGAGAAGAATATTTgagttttatttgtttgtttcccctacttaccttaataaaaattgaaatatatcagGTTCAATATCTGGTACACTAATAACATTAGAGCTCTCTGCTACTGGTCCACAAAACATTGCATAAAATACTGGTGACCTGCTGATTAACACATATTTATGAGCCACAACCTCTTGACCTTCAGAACCTAGTGTGAAGGTTATATCACAAGCTACTTTATTTTGCAACATGAAGCTGTTACATGAAGTGACGGTTGATCTGGTTCTCCATATGTTTGAATCCAATAGAGGACACTGCTGCTGGTTTTCTTCATCAACTTCCATGGTTATATTAATCTTTCTCCTGAAATAAAGGTTaaactttttatatttcttttatttgaaatGCAGCTTATTTGATATGTACGACTGACAAATGCACCTTGAGTTTACACTGGTACAATTTAAAACCAGATTGCTGCCAAAACCTTAAGTTAAAAAGGAAGGATGTGTTAAAAAGGGCCTGCTGCACTGGGTTGGCTCCCCTTACATGCCTTATGATACAGGGTcatgattttatttgtaaaataattagaaaatcatttaAGTCTTAAGCATTTTGTGAAGGTTACCAATTTAATGACAGAACTAGGGTGCAGTTAACAAATATCCAATCGGAGGCTTGCAAACAgaagttttgaaatatcaattttgtcctcaatatacaaatgatataaaacaaaacaatcaattttacCATAGGTATAGTATTTCAAAATATGGAGATGCAAATATACAACATCAAAATTTATTAGAAGGCCCCTTTTAAGGTTTTTTATGACTATGAAAGCCATCTTGCACATAAAACCCTcatgggcattttgaaatgttggcAGGTATGAATTTCATTCCAACCAAAGTACTAAATAGTCTAACAATACAATGAGCCATGTCAGCATTACATTAAAACTCCTACTGTGTCCATCTTAATCATGCCTATATTTGTATGTTCTCTTTTCAATTGGGTGTTCTTTCTGAATATGTTCAAATTCACAATcaatatttatactaaaatttgaaaatgtataattataatactcaattaacaaaacaaatttgcAGCAATACTCTATTTAAAATGACATTTCATACCTTTAACAATAAGCATGAAAAGTGACAACATCCACattaattaatataaaagataataaccatgatcatgatgataacaATTACTCTTATAATTTCATTCTTACATTTTATCTCTTTATAATATTTTCACACCTTTAATACCAATTCTGAATTAAAGTATCTCATAATAGTCATATGAGTCATAATAATTTCAGTATTTCAgtattttcacaaataaataaattgatcaaAAATATTTTGGCACCAAATGTCACTGAATAAGATAtcacattaaaatataaaaccaGATTAGCCTGATGATAGAATGATAGATGAAGTAATAAAGTAAGTATCTAACATAGTAAGATAAAATACACAAGAATGGTGTATATTTAGCATATATAAGATTTACGAGAGGTTTATCCAGTTAGCCCAGTCTAAATACCATTATAGTCTTCGTTCACCTAAATTAAACCTGGTAAGTCACggctttaagggcatacgatacagttgtGATCCTATATTTAAATTTTGCTGATAATTTGCATATactaggctattttttgcctgattaaatcaaatgtgTAATGAAAATTATTAGTCTAAGAACACACCTGCGAAATAGTGGGCATTTAgttagagcttggttgaaagtatgttaaTTGCTGTAGGATGAATTATTGTATAAGATTGTAGGTCTGAagaattttagaaaaggtatcaaaagtcataggtactttgaGACAGGACAATCATTTCAAGCAATTATTGCAATAGACCAAGGTGCGAGACACAGGCTCTtgtgagcctctagttttgttttcTGTGAAATTCCATGATTTTTGTGTTTCGATCTGTGTACTATGAACATATACGTctattataaataaagtgtatttgctattaactatcatTTTTTCCAAGTTTCTTCTACACGGCAATCACTGCTAAATTATATAGAGAATGACACTCTCTATATTTTATAGTACAATCATACAATGAAATATCAGCCGCTGAACACAATATGAAGCTTCCTCGCTAGGCCATGACCTGATGACACTCACTCACCAAAAAAGTTCTTAATGAGGCTCTAGAAACTCAATTACatttacaaagatttatatatcATGTCAGAAGAAATCTTTGATGAACTGTGAACATGATGTACTGATGAAATTTGAACAGgaatttaaactaaattaaaaatattagacTGTGCAGGTGAAATAATTATTCTTTTCATGAAATGACTGCATATGTCACTGCATAAGTGTTCTCGCTATCAGCTGATGGAACTGACATGACTACCTGTCATTATACCTAAATACTAATCCACTTCTCTTGTTTGTAGTAGGTCTTTGACAGCTGAAACATTGAAATCCGTATTTTTTAGTATCTAAAATTAGTTTTTTTAGATTTCCCCCATCTGTTCTGCGTTTGAAATCAAGTGAAAGTGGAACAGTATAGCATGTTGAAAATTGACATTGAACAATTATTTTCTGCGAAAATTGAAATCACTTTCATGCCATGAATCTAACTTCATAGCAACACCTGAGTATGGCTAAAACTAAAACATCCAAAAGGAAAAATACAGAAGAAGCGAATGACaagaaaacagcaaaaaaaataaaaactaaccaGAATTCTAGCAAAAATAAGTCTTTGCAAACTTCAATACACAAATTTACTGTTCCAGCATCTGAAGTAAAAAGAAAGAGTCTTATTAGCTCCAAAAAGTTTGAAACATTAGGTAATGAATAGATTGAGTGACACCCCTGTAACCTTGTTTGGTGATGTTGACCAGTTGATATACACTTTAATAATAgtcatacatgtgaacctcccgactGGAGTACAATAATCCCGTTTTCAGGGGTCTCCTCCCGTCCTCCtgtttaggagaaaaaactcccgtgtatgaaatatttcatgaatgaaaattttcggatgccatatttgatcatttcttactacaGTACGagtgtaattgacacctgtgttaaattttacctgtaaatcaaagaagatgtataattatatggcttcacttgactgcttgggtgtcaaacatactggtaattaACGATGTTTACCTCTGGCTAACTGCCgttgtttaaaaaaatctttgagtattggaaataattgaaatacatttttgttacttccctttgttttatcctgttttcagttattttgcctTTAAGGGGGTcggcgggtctaaatcatttatataggatttctctatatttttctataaatgaactttatcttatagttaatagaaaaataaaataaaaaagtggggtcactgttcatttgcgctcacaatctgccttcgaaagaagcatacatttttgtaaagcaGACTAcgcgaatgaattttatttttacaggacattcggtctggtaagcatcctagctttaccagaccgaatgaaattttaccagaccaatttttttttacatctaattgtatattatccgacaaaaaacaacaaacatatgactttgttgtgccctactcctccccgaaatgcaaaaattaaaacaaaatgatgtaacaagaggggatattgttatgaaagttgtgcacaattgcttgaatgcatttcagtgaagagtaatgtcccattttattggattttgacaatgtttgtgaactaaacataatttactagagtttctgtataaaatattatttcctgtttcttctttctttttcatata from Mytilus galloprovincialis chromosome 5, xbMytGall1.hap1.1, whole genome shotgun sequence includes these protein-coding regions:
- the LOC143075743 gene encoding BTB/POZ domain-containing protein 6-like isoform X1, which produces MIKMDTVGVLMRKINITMEVDEENQQQCPLLDSNIWRTRSTVTSCNSFMLQNKVACDITFTLGSEGQEVVAHKYVLISRSPVFYAMFCGPVAESSNVISVPDIEPDIFQFLLSYLYCDNDSVVDSDSVMALLYAAKKYSIYSLEDVCKQFLKDNICFDNACLILEQSHAFDEKDLYEECLKFIWKNGEEILEMSCVKDLCEKCMQDIIASDALNADEKLVYECVVSWSEIQCIKKKMEVNDQNQREVLSNILYYVRFPLMPLSYFADHVSEKQILSPEEKLNLYKYLCQSRSGAVTPFISRYRSKKTSLHCKRFKGMVDSSDWVQKGKKDAVSFSCSVPILMHGVCMYRSGLTGAPYDIRLELYDESDNQLTCVHRTEDTIESTVEGRFLFPVLFDQPLKILSCSYYTIVVKMIGPKSFYGERGRKKVVCGNVTFEFISAPNRSTNSTNVFTGQIPVILFSPWL
- the LOC143075743 gene encoding BTB/POZ domain-containing protein 6-like isoform X2; translation: MEVDEENQQQCPLLDSNIWRTRSTVTSCNSFMLQNKVACDITFTLGSEGQEVVAHKYVLISRSPVFYAMFCGPVAESSNVISVPDIEPDIFQFLLSYLYCDNDSVVDSDSVMALLYAAKKYSIYSLEDVCKQFLKDNICFDNACLILEQSHAFDEKDLYEECLKFIWKNGEEILEMSCVKDLCEKCMQDIIASDALNADEKLVYECVVSWSEIQCIKKKMEVNDQNQREVLSNILYYVRFPLMPLSYFADHVSEKQILSPEEKLNLYKYLCQSRSGAVTPFISRYRSKKTSLHCKRFKGMVDSSDWVQKGKKDAVSFSCSVPILMHGVCMYRSGLTGAPYDIRLELYDESDNQLTCVHRTEDTIESTVEGRFLFPVLFDQPLKILSCSYYTIVVKMIGPKSFYGERGRKKVVCGNVTFEFISAPNRSTNSTNVFTGQIPVILFSPWL